The genomic stretch GATGgcgctgtatatttcacaggCACATGAAAGTTGCCCGTCATAAACATGGCAGTCAGCTGGCTTCTTTTTACCTTTGACCCTCGTACAGTGAAACCTGTTAGAAAACCTTACGTGTGACAGAAGGATAGTACTAGTCGGAATCAAAACAGTTTACGCAGCATTACGGTGCATTTCTCCGATTCTGGCAGCAGCTACACAAGATGCCCAAGTATTGCTCAGCTCCGAACTGCAAAAATGACGCTAAAAATTCTGACAGGAAGAGTTTTTACAAGTAAGCTTTTGAATCTCACTGTTTAACTGCCTTACATTGGCAAGACAGCTTTGAGCGTCTAGAAAATGTTGTTGTATCTAGCAGCTACTAAAGCTAACATTAGCAGATATGCATTATGTGTTATGCATGGGCTTCATGTTGTATTTTGGCTGGTTAACGTTACCTAGCTAATTAGACAGTCAGCTTGTTAAGTTAGACTATATGCGTTTTATGATTTTTCTGCATGGACTTGTTTGCTGTTCTTGTACTGCGATATCAATGGTGAAGGTGACAGCTCGCTACTTACAACAAGTACCATATATATACAGAACAATAACTGCTTAAACTGTTCTAGCTTGGCAGCCCGCTAACCACACAGATTTAGAGTTGGTAAAACTTAGCTAAATTTGTTACGTTGCAGCTTACACTTACACCACTTAACAGGGGTGACAGGCGTAACGGTGTGTCCATTTACACGCATGTACGAGCCAACTTTCTGCTTATGGGCTACGTTGAATCTCTTGTAGCCTATATTTGCTAGAAATTAGTAACTCTCTGGATTTGACGCTTTGAAAGAAATCATATGGCCgtctttattttgctttctgtgGAATTGGAGACAGGCAGGTCTACTTGCGAAGTTACATGCTAGGTAGTTTtacattatcattttaattgcaaACTACTTCTAACCGTTGCTATGCTCGCCAATATTGGTTTGGTGTGACGGAGTGTATTTCAGCTGCTAACTGTCATTAATGCCTCTTTCTGATAAAATAGGGTGCTCATAAATATAGCCAAACGGCGAGCTGACAGCTCGAACAAACAAAGGATTGGGGTCATTTGAGTACGACGCAATACTGTGATGTGTTGCTGTAAACTGTTTGCCCAAACCACTCGGCGGGTGTTTGGTAATTGAGATACATcttcatggtttgggcatgaGAGGGGTTTGTTGTGGAGAGAATTGCTTTCTCTTAGTAatgcattatttacatttttcaacttTATGTAAAATGCTTTTAATCTCGAAAACGTTTCCAGGGCACATACATATCAAGTAGCTATACATGTACAAACCATATGCTCGTTATTCGTCtgtcaaaacacatttcattcagTCTGTAATTACTGGTATCAAAATTATGCCAATTAATAACTATTTCTTCACCAATTAATTTCACAGGAACAATTTAAGGACCATTCCACTGTTCCATATCAGTTCTTCCCAATATTCTTAAGTTACTTGGTCTTCCGTTGTAGTACAAATGATGATTGTTAAACCTATTGTTATTCATCAAAATGTATTGTAAGACTGGCTGTTTGAATATTATAATAATGgcaatgcattttgtgtgtaatttttaaaaaaagtgtgtaTTGAAGAAGTATTTGACTTAATGCCATCAAGTTCTCTTGCACTCAAAATCCTCAATGTCCATGCATggtttaggctacattttaagtATTAGAGAGCTGTGTTTAAAGAGTGATGTCCTAAgcaaattgtgaaaaaaaataagactGCTTTTTTCATGTCTTCAGGCTAAGAACTCTCTACGTCAGACAGAAAGGAATAGCCTACTTAGTAACTGTAGTATCAATGGTATCAGAAAGTCAAATGTTATAGTGTTGTTCTTAATTTCTACTGATTACAGAACACCACCTTTCAAGACCCGCAAAGACCTCTCTGTGCCTTACTTTTCAGTATTAATATGAAGTGAGATGACATTAATTCATGACTGCTTTGTTGAAATACTGGTTTGATAATGCTCATTTTGCACTTTGCAATAACAGACTGTTCTGAAACTTTGCATATGGAAAGTCTTTGGTTCCAGTCCCTTTTCTTACATGCAGGAAAGATAAATGCACTTCAGGTTtctgttcacattttaaaaagaaagttttCGGTTAAATTTGCTTTGTCAGCGATGGTTTTGAATTTCTTTGAAGTTGATGTGCTTTTAAGACAGTTTGCGATTACAGAGATTGACATGTAGGCTATTTACTGGCTGAATTCAGTGTGATGTTCATACTGTGTGAATGTTCCTAGGTTTCCACTGAATGACCCAGTTAGGCTGAAGCAGTGGCTGATTAACATGGGGCGTGAGGATTGGACCCCTTCACGGCACCAGCACCTCTGTCATGAGCACTTTACGCCCACCTGCTTCACCATGCGCTGGGGAATCCGTTACCTTGCCAACGACGCTGTCCCCACCATCTTCCAGCTCTCCGAGACTGCGGAGGTAGTAGCTTCGCCCTGCCGTGGAGAAACGTGCTCTTCTCAGTCAGAGAAGAAGTACCTGAGTCTTGAGTCATTTCACTACAGCCAATACACCAAGTTTACTGTGAATAAGTTCAGttctttaattgaaaaaaaagatcatCTTGGAAAGTTATGCCCAGCTTTCATATAAATTATGTTTCGTGAATTAAAGTTTGTTTCCTGTagtgactgaattgaaatttcACTGACCACCCAACCCAGACCAGTACCCAAAATTAATTGTGGAAACTTCCTGTGAGCATGATCTTTTCACATTGTGTCACAAAAACATGAGTCAGTCTGCACTTCCACAGTTGCAGTGTgaacttaattgtttttttatttccacagaACGCTGTTGTGGTTCTGTGGAATTTTACATGAATAACACCATTATTTTCCTTGTTACTTTTTGAGGTTGTTTCTCTGGCTTACAAAATACTAATTTCCTCTGTGAAAAAAGTCACataagattgtttttttttaaacttgtctGCCTCTGTTGTTCCTGACAGAAAAGGAAAGGAGGGGACAGATTGGAGCGAAATCCTAAACGGCAGCGAAGCTTCAGCAGGAAGCTTGTGGTGGGGATGCCCCCCATTGATCCGACGTCCCGGGATAGTGAACCCAACCCTGTGCAGCTGTACGCCATCGCTGTGGATCCCTCTCAGCCTGCGCCGCCTGTGCTCCTGGACCCTGGCAGCGCTGGGCACGCGCCGGGGGTGGGCGGCCATGTTGTGTCGGTGGACGAGCTCCCGATGACACTGTTCCAGACAGTGGAGGACCTGGGCCAGCCTGGCGAGGGAGAGCAGCACATTGAGGTCATGGTCAAATCGGAGGGCGCGGCGGTgggcgaggaagaggaagggcagCTGAAGGAGGCAAAGGGGATGATGAGTGCCGCCGTCGCGATGGAGAGCCGGGACGCAGCCGCCAGCGAGGGCGCCCTCCGCGCGGTCCCCGCCCTGCCGTCCCTGACTGTTGAGAACGTGGCCCTGGAGATGGTGGAGCCCCCTGCTGCCCCGGATGACCGGGACGTCCAGATAATCGCCTACTTCGAGACCATACCCAACGTTCTGCCCGCGGGCTTGGCCGGCCAGATCTGCCCCGCACCAGACACGGTGCTGTCGTCTGCGCTCAGCTCCACACCCATCGTCTCCACCCTCCCCATCGTGTCCAAgcacctgcccccctcccctggctCGCTGGTGCTCACCCTGGAGAGGCTGGAGAGCGtggagagggacggagagacgGGGGCTGTGGAGGAAGACCG from Anguilla anguilla isolate fAngAng1 chromosome 12, fAngAng1.pri, whole genome shotgun sequence encodes the following:
- the LOC118210436 gene encoding THAP domain-containing protein 5-like; its protein translation is MPKYCSAPNCKNDAKNSDRKSFYKFPLNDPVRLKQWLINMGREDWTPSRHQHLCHEHFTPTCFTMRWGIRYLANDAVPTIFQLSETAEKRKGGDRLERNPKRQRSFSRKLVVGMPPIDPTSRDSEPNPVQLYAIAVDPSQPAPPVLLDPGSAGHAPGVGGHVVSVDELPMTLFQTVEDLGQPGEGEQHIEVMVKSEGAAVGEEEEGQLKEAKGMMSAAVAMESRDAAASEGALRAVPALPSLTVENVALEMVEPPAAPDDRDVQIIAYFETIPNVLPAGLAGQICPAPDTVLSSALSSTPIVSTLPIVSKHLPPSPGSLVLTLERLESVERDGETGAVEEDRTEQQGKLLEEHRYHKNTLSKEQLEAIVIELQKKVKVLQQRHRRHLDKLLGLESTVSQLRHSNLVNEERLQLLEKAYVQTSAAVSEAGETVAIICEEDNTAYLYSLPKYEVDVEVD